Proteins from one Ipomoea triloba cultivar NCNSP0323 chromosome 1, ASM357664v1 genomic window:
- the LOC116012896 gene encoding MDIS1-interacting receptor like kinase 2-like produces MCLYKNWFSGQIPHEIGYLNSLVDLELNSNNLMGEIPISIGNLRNLTILQLHTNQLSGHIPQEIRLLTSLIDLKFESNNLIGQIPTSIGNLKNLRTLYLYKNGLSGSIPATIGNLSNLRYLSLFSNNFTGQIPISLGGLTNLEFISLDDNKLFDHIPKEIGLLSSLVELYLSSNFLFGQIPSSIRNLTKLNKFSLFFNQLSGHLPLELNNISAKLVVFQIGGNHFSGPLPENLCLGKSLTYFSVVYNNFSGNIPKGVKNCTTLQRVRLEHNKLSGDISEDFGIYPNLTYIDLSSNNFHGQLSSNWGLCSKLEALKISKNRISGKIPPELANASHLEFLDLSFNQLVGNIPKSFSTLHSLGVLKLVGNKLSGNITLGIGESSLLTELDLAANRFIGFIPEGLRSCQKLTVLNFSQNMFDGRIPYDIGSLQFLQTLDLSQNMLTGKLPQQFGGLISLQSLNVSHNKLSGSIPSSMAQCLGLVSIDVSYNELEGVLPNNKAFENATFESLRNNKDLCGNIAALKPCSSGSPEKKTDQGHKTTTLVLKIVIPIGVIGVVAMVVVIWLIPLRRCIKEMPRASRENLFAILNFDGNIAYESIVEAVGKNPTSCDKDPTEATDNFDSRYCIGVGGSGSVFRAELSNGEIFAVKKLNEPIQGDESRDFRSFSNEIRTLSEVRHRNTVRLYGFCSHVRHSFLVYEYLEGGSLAQVLSHDEKSIEFDWIKRVNVAKAVAKALSYMHQGSFPTIVHRDISSKNILFDHEYEAHISDFGTARLLNSNSSNWTSFAGTFGYTAPEFAYTMEVNEKCDVFSFGVVVLEVIMGRHPGELVSSISSSSLSENQNVFLKEVLDPRLSSPGKHEAEELVLIAKIAFAYLNFNPGSRPTMFQVSALLSKKMQPSNLFPHITLSQLFGLEFPTV; encoded by the exons ATGTGTCTCTATAAAAATTGGTTTTCTGGTCAAATTCCTCATGAGATTGGATATTTAAATTCGCTAGTAGATTTGGAATTGAACTCGAACAACCTCATGggtgaaattcctatttctaTAGGGAACTTGAGAAATTTAACGATTCTACAACTCCACACAAATCAACTTTCTGGTCACATTCCTCAAGAAATTAGGTTATTGACATCCCTTATTGATTTGAAATTCGAGTCAAATAATCTCATTGGTCAAATCCCTACTTCAATTGGAAATTTGAAGAACTTAAGGACATTGTATCTCTATAAAAATGGACTCTCTGGTAGCATTCCTGCTACCATTGGAAATTTGTCAAATTTGAGGTATTTGTCCTTATTTTCTAATAACTTCACTGGTCAAATTCCAATCTCTTTAGGAGGCCTGACAAATTTAGAATTCATTTCGCTCGATGATAATAAACTTTTTGATCATATTCCTAAGGAAATTGGATTGTTATCCTCCCTTGTCGAACTATATCTGTCCTCAAATTTTTTGTTTGGTCAAATACCTAGTTCAATTAGAAACTTAACAAAATTGAATAAGTTTAGTCTATTTTTCAATCAACTTAGTGGTCACCTTCCATTAGAACTAAATAATATTAGTGCAAAACTAGTTGTTTTTCAAATAGGTGGTAATCATTTCTCAGGTCCTTTGCCAGAGAATTTATGCCTTGGCAAGTCACTAACCTATTTCTCAGTTGTATATAATAACTTTAGTGGAAACATTCCCAAGGGCGTAAAAAACTGCACAACCCTTCAAAGAGTTAGGCTTGAACATAACAAACTCTCTGGGGACATATCTGAAGATTTTGGAATTTATCCAAACCTAACTTACATTGATTTGAGTTCCAATAACTTCCATGGCCAGCTATCTTCAAACTGGGGTCTTTGTTCAAAGCTAGAAGCGTTAAAGATttccaaaaatagaatttctgggaaaatcCCACCTGAACTTGCAAATGCATCCCATCTAGAATTTCTTGATCTCTCCTTCAATCAACTTGTTGGGAACATTCCAAAGAGTTTTAGTACTCTACATTCCTTGGGTGTTTTAAAGTTGGTTGGCAACAAACTGTCTGGCAACATTACATTAGGAATTGGGGAATCGTCTTTGCTCACAGAATTGGACTTGGCTGCAAATAGGTTCATTGGTTTCATTCCAGAGGGCTTAAGAAGTTGTCAAAAGTTAACTGTCTTGAATTTCAGTCAAAATATGTTTGATGGTAGGATTCCTTATGATATAGGAAGCTTGCAGTTCCTTCAAACTCTTGATCTCAGTCAAAACATGCTAACCGGCAAGCTACCACAACAGTTTGGAGGATTAATATCCTTACAAAGCCTGAATGTTTCACACAATAAGTTGTCAGGCTCCATCCCATCAAGCATGGCTCAATGCTTAGGTTTGGTTTCGATTGATGTATCCTATAATGAGTTGGAAGGAGTGCTCCCAAACAACAAAGCATTTGAAAATGCTACATTTGAATCCTTAAGAAACAACAAAGATTTGTGTGGCAACATTGCTGCTTTGAAGCCATGTTCTTCTGGATCTCCTGAAAAGAAGACAGATCAAGGTCACAAAACAACAACTTTAGTCTTAAAGATAGTGATACCGATTGGAGTTATTGGTGTTGTTGCGATGGTTGTTGTCATATGGTTGATTCCACTAAGAAGGTGCATCAAAGAAATGCCAAGGGCATCCAGAGAAAATTTGTTCGCAATATTGAATTTTGATGGGAATATTGCATATGAAAGCATAGTAGAAGctgttgggaaaaatcccacttcctgtgacaa GGACCCAACAGAAGCAACAGACAACTTTGATTCAAGATATTGCATTGGAGTGGGAGGATCCGGAAGTGTATTTCGAGCTGAGTTATCCAATGGTGAGATTTTTgctgtaaaaaaattaaatgaaccCATACAAGGAGATGAGTCTCGAGACTTCAGAAGTTTTTCAAATGAGATTCGTACTTTAAGTGAGGTGAGGCATCGAAATACTGTTAGGCTGTATGGCTTTTGTTCTCATGTGCGACATTCGTTCCTAGTTTATGAGTACTTAGAAGGTGGAAGCCTAGCGCAAGTATTGAGCCATGATGAAAAATCAATAGAATTTGATTGGATTAAGAGGGTGAATGTTGCTAAAGCTGTGGCAAAAGCATTATCATACATGCACCAGGGTAGTTTCCCTACCATTGTACACCGAGACATATCCAGCAAGAATATTCTTTTTGATCATGAATACGAGGCTCATATATCTGATTTTGGCACGGCTAGACTCTTGAATTCTAATTCATCGAACTGGACTTCGTTTGCTGGAACATTTGGCTACACTGCTCCAG AGTTTGCTTACACAATGGAAGTGAACGAAAAGTGTGATGTGTTCAGTTTTGGAGTGGTAGTTTTAGAAGTGATTATGGGACGACATCCTGGTGAACTTGTTTCATCAATTTCATCGTCTTCATTATCTGAAAACCAAAACGTGTTTTTAAAGGAGGTGTTGGACCCTCGACTTTCAAGTCCTGGGAAACATGAAGCGGAAGAATTGGTGTTGATTGCAAAGATAGCATTTGCATATCTGAATTTCAATCCAGGATCTCGGCCAACCATGTTCCAAGTTTCTGCATTGCTGTCCAAGAAAATGCAGCCTTCAAATTTGTTTCCTCATATCACACTTAGCCAATTGTTTGGTCTTGAATTTCCCACTGTCTGA
- the LOC116012903 gene encoding MDIS1-interacting receptor like kinase 2-like, with protein sequence MCLYKNWFSGPIPHEIGYLNSLVDLELNSNNLMGEIPISIGNLRNLKILQLHTNQLSGHIPQEIGLLMSLTDLELNSNNLIGQIPTSIGNLKILRILYLSENGLSGSIPATIGNLSNLRTLALFSNHLTGQISFSLGGLTNVESFLLDDNKLFGHIPEEIGLLSSLVELYVSSNFLFGQIPSSIRNLTKLNKFSVFINQLSGRLPSELNNISAKLIFFQIGGNHFSGPLPENLCLDKSLTYFSVVYNNFSGNIPKGIKNCTTLQRVRLEHNKLSGDISEDFGIYPNLNYIDLSSNNFHGQLSSNWGLCSNLAALKISRNRISGKIPPELANASHLEFLDLSSNQLVGSIPKSFSTLHSLGVLKLDGNKLSGNITLGIGELSFLTELNLAANRFIGFIPEGLGSCQRLTVLNLNQNMFEGRIPYDIGSLQFLQTLDLSQNMLTGKLPQQFGGLIYLQSLNVSHNKLSGSIPSSMAQCLGLVSIDVSYNELEGTLPDNKAFENATFESLRNNKGLCGNIAGLKPCSSGSPKKKTDQGHNTKTLVLIIVIPIGFVGVVAMVVVVIWLIPLRRCIKEMPRASRENLFTVLNFDGNIAYESIVEATDNFDSRYCIGMGGSGSVFRAELSNGQVFAVKKLNESIQGDGSRDFKSFSNEIRSLSEARHRNVVRLYGFCSHVRHLFLVYEYLEGGSLAHVLSHDEKSIELDWFKRVNAIKAVAKALSYMHHGCFPAIVHRDISSKNILFDHEYEAHISDFGTAKFLNSNSSNWTSFAGTFGYTAPEFAYTMEVNEKCDVFSFGVVALEVIMGGHPGDLVASISSSSLSENQNLVLKEVLDPRPSSPGKHEAEELVLIAKIAFSCLNFNPGSRPTMFQVSTLLSKKMQPSDLFPYITLCQLFGLEIPTP encoded by the exons ATGTGTCTTTATAAAAATTGGTTTTCTGGTCCGATTCCTCATGAGATTGGATATTTAAATTCGCTAGTAGATTTGGAATTGAACTCGAACAACCTCATGggtgaaattcctatttctaTAGGGAACTTGCGAAATTTAAAGATTCTGCAACTCCACACGAATCAACTTTCTGGTCAcattcctcaagaaattgggtTATTGATGTCCCTTACTGATTTGGAATTGAACTCAAATAATCTCATTGGTCAAATCCCTACTTCAAttggaaatttgaaaattttaaggatattgTATCTCTCTGAAAATGGACTTTCTGGTAGCATTCCTGCTACCATTGGAAATTTGTCGAATTTGAGGACTTTGGCTTTATTTTCTAATCATCTCACTGGTCAAATTTCTTTCTCTTTAGGAGGCTTGACAAATGTAGAATCCTTTTTGCTCGATGATAATAAACTTTTTGGTCATATTCCCGAAGAAATTGGATTGTTATCCTCCCTTGTCGAACTATATGTGtcctcaaattttttatttggtcAAATACCTAGTTCAATTAGAAACTTAACAAAATTGAATAAGTTTAGTGTATTTATCAATCAACTTAGTGGCCGCCTTCCATCAGAACTAAATAATATTAGTGCAaaactcattttttttcaaataggTGGTAATCATTTCTCAGGTCCTTTGCCAGAGAATTTATGCCTTGACAAGTCACTAACCTATTTCTCAGTTGTATACAATAACTTTAGTGGAAACATTCCCAAGGGCATAAAAAACTGCACAACCCTTCAAAGAGTTAGGCTTGAACATAACAAACTCTCTGGGGACATATCTGAAGATTTTGGAATTTATCCCAACCTAAATTACATTGATTTGAGTTCCAATAACTTCCATGGCCAGCTATCTTCAAACTGGGGTCTTTGTTCAAACCTAGCAGCTTTGAAGATTTCCAGAAAtagaatttctgggaaaatcCCACCTGAACTTGCAAATGCATCCCATCTAGAATTTCTTGATCTCTCCTCCAATCAACTTGTTGGGAGCATTCCAAAGAGTTTTAGTACTCTACATTCCTTGGGTGTTTTAAAGTTGGATGGCAACAAACTGTCTGGCAACATTACATTAGGAATTGGGGAACTGTCTTTTCTCACTGAGTTGAACTTGGCTGCAAATAGGTTTATTGGTTTCATTCCAGAGGGCTTAGGAAGTTGTCAAAGGTTAACTGTCTTGAATCTCAATCAAAATATGTTTGAGGGTAGGATTCCTTATGATATAGGAAGCTTGCAGTTCCTTCAAACTCTTGATCTCAGTCAAAACATGCTAACTGGCAAGCTACCACAACAGTTTGGAGGATTAATATACTTACAAAGCCTGAATGTTTCACACAATAAGTTGTCAGGCTCCATCCCGTCAAGCATGGCTCAATGCTTAGGTTTGGTTTCCATTGATGTATCCTATAATGAGTTGGAAGGAACGCTCCCAGACAACAAAGCATTTGAAAATGCTACATTTGAATCCTTAAGAAACAACAAAGGTTTGTGTGGCAACATTGCTGGTTTGAAGCCATGTTCCTCTGGATCTCCCAAAAAGAAGACAGATCAAGGTCACAACACAAAAACTTTGGTCTTAATTATAGTGATACCGATTGGCTTTGTTGGTGTTGTTGCGATGGTTGTTGTTGTCATATGGTTGATTCCATTAAGAAGGTGCATCAAAGAAATGCCAAGGGCATCAAGAGAAAATTTGTTCACAGTATTGAACTTTGATGGGAATATTGCATATGAAAGCATAGTAGAAGCAACAGACAACTTTGATTCAAGATACTGCATTGGGATGGGAGGATCTGGAAGTGTATTTCGAGCTGAGTTATCCAATGGTCAGGTGTTTGCAGTAAAAAAGTTGAATGAATCCATACAAGGAGATGGATCTCGGGACTTCAAAAGTTTTTCAAATGAGATTCGCAGTCTAAGTGAGGCGAGGCATCGGAATGTTGTTAGGTTGTATGGTTTTTGCTCTCATGTGCGACATTTATTTCTAGTTTATGAGTACTTAGAAGGTGGAAGCCTTGCACATGTACTTAGCCATGATGAAAAATCAATAGAATTGGATTGGTTTAAGAGGGTGAATGCTATTAAAGCTGTGGCGAAAGCATTATCATACATGCACCACGGTTGTTTCCCTGCCATTGTTCACCGAGACATATCCAGCAAGAATATTCTTTTTGACCATGAATACGAGGCTCACATATCTGATTTTGGCACGGCTAAATTCTTGAATTCTAATTCGTCGAACTGGACTTCGTTTGCTGGAACATTTGGCTACACTGCTCCAg AGTTTGCTTACACAATGGAGGTGAATGAAAAGTGTGATGTGTTCAGTTTTGGAGTGGTAGCTTTAGAAGTGATTATGGGAGGACATCCAGGTGACCTTGTTGCATCCATTTCATCATCTTCGTTGTCTGAAAACCAAAACCTTGTTTTGAAAGAGGTGTTGGACCCTCGACCATCAAGTCCTGGGAAACATGAAGCGGAAGAATTGGTTTTGATTGCAAAGATAGCATTTTCATGTCTGAATTTCAATCCAGGATCTCGGCCAACCATGTTCCAAGTTTCTACATTGTTGTCCAAGAAAATGCAACCTTCAGACTTGTTCCCTTATATCACACTTTGCCAATTGTTTGGTCTTGAAATTCCCACTCCCTGA